The following nucleotide sequence is from Aythya fuligula isolate bAytFul2 chromosome 22, bAytFul2.pri, whole genome shotgun sequence.
agcaagaaaataaatacatgagcTGTTTTCTACACGGTCTTACGTCTTTATTGTTTCACCTGCCTGCCGTTGGGTGTTTAATGCATCAGGGGCTGTGTGAGCACCACCTGCAGAACATCAGGGAAATATCGgtctggggagggagggagggagggatgtgGCCTCTCCCAAAACAGCACCCTGGCAGGCTGTGTCCCTCGGAGGTGGTAGCTGAGATTTGCAGAGGGAAGAGCTCTCGACTGCCACAGGAAGGGTTTGGTGTCTCTGCAGCCATCCCCGTGTTCAGCTTCCCAAAGCTGGTGCACCAAGACCTGCTCTGAAGCCGCTCACCATCACCAGGCCGTTCCTATTGTCTTGGGACCGGGTCCACAaaccttccccttccctgcccagccAGCCCCTTCCTGGCCTGGGCATCAAGAAAATCCATTTGGGGACTCAGAAGTGGCCCCCGTGTTAACTCAGTGCTGGGGTGAATTTCGTTGATTTGAGTAGGatctttgtatttcaaatgttttgtgaCTGCTTACAATGTACCTTGTACGGGTTTAGCAGCAGCACTGGCGGCGTGATACCCCTTTATTTCCACAGTTTATCTCTTCCTACCTGTGGCTTTGGGTAAGCTGCTAATAACAAAGGCTGGTTATCGCTAAACAAACGCGCTCAAGTGGCACCATGGAAAAGTCAGCAGTGGTTGGCAAGGAAAACTTTGTGATCAAATATTCTGTGTAACTGGTAAAGgacctgaaaatatttatttttatttttttttctctgtaagtgCAGCTTACTTCTGGAGTGATTCCTGGCTTCTCTAAGAATGGGGTGGTCCTAGCTGTTGTGTGAGTGCACGTTTGTGTAGGCTGGCAGAAATTCACCTGGCAGGGACTGATGAAAGGGCAGCGTACTGGTAGTGTGATGCCAGTTCTGTTAGAGATATGGCACGAGCTATTATCACctaatctttttattattttttttgggggggggggagaatgggtagaagggaggaaagaggggaaagaataCGTCCCTCATAGCCAGAAAATCCACAATCAGCCTTTGAATAGCCCtcctgtgttgttttcttgctttctgtttgtaGTCAGTCCAGGAATTCTTGTGTCAACAGTGAGCAAGCTGTAACTCGCGCTGCACGTGTCACCTGGGGCTGTTGACACAAAGCCGGGGAACAGCGTCTAAACCGTGTTTGTTAGCAGTCCCGGGCATGGGAGGTTGCAAAACAGTTGtagaaggagcagcagagaaatggGAAGCGGCTGCGAGGGATGGGGGACAGTGACACGAGCTGTTGAAGTCCCAGGTGCGTGAAGACACTTCGATGGAAATCTCCCCGTCGCATCGGGGCAGCTGGAAATTCGGAGCAGCTGGTCCCGTGTGGCACGAGGCCAGGAATTGTTCGGCCTCTGTTATCTCTCCAAGCACACAGGCTCCCGGCACAGACCTCAGCCACCTGCTGCCACAGACGCGTGGCAGCCCAGAGGCGAGCCCGGCTCGATCTTGCTGGAGGCAGCTTCCTCGTCGggaggctgttttttttttgcctggttCTGGCCACGTCTAAAGAGCCAGGGGTAAGAAGCAGGGTGCCAGGGGGTTGTAGCCCTGCCGTTCCCAAGTGGTTGAGCCTAAAGAGCAGTCGCAGGCTCGGTGACACAGCCAGAGGCTTTGCACTGAGTGCTCCTCCGGGGAGATGCACGGAAACCGCTGCTGGCTGTGCACATCTCGGCCACCACCCGCTGATAAACGTGCGGCTGCTGATAAGGTATCGGGCTCAGATATCTGCCTCGCGTGCAGGTGAGGGAGATGATGTcgggctgcagctcagctgacGTCCCTGCCGGTGTTTTTTTGGCAGattgggatgctgctggccttgttGTGAGCTCTTAATGCAGGCTCTCTCCCCGTTTGATGCTCGCCCATTTCCACAAGAGCCCCTCCTGCCCGTCCCGCTGAGCTCCAGCTACCGCTGCCAGCCCACGGGCAGGATGTGGTCACACCATTTCCAGCAGCCTCAGATATCTTGCCTCAGCCTTATCCTCTTGGGGCTGTTTGATGCTGGCGATAACGAGCTTTAGTGTGCAGCTAAACCCGTGCCCACCCCACGAGAGCAtcgggcaggagcaggagcgagctgtggagctggctgggggggcacggggagacCCTCCAGGCTCCTGAGACCACCCTTAGGGGCTGGAGCATCTGAACCACGGCTAAAATAACACTGCCAGAGTCTGCACAGGGGTAATCACACCTCTAACTGCAGCAAAGATGCAGCTGCGAGCTCCTATTTATAAGCTTTCTGTGACCAAACGTGTTGAACGCTTGGGCCGGCACTGAGCTGAGCTGGGTAAAAACGGGGGAGAGGGGAAGTCAAAGTGAAATGCTTTGtgacaaagtattttaaagcaaactttgaggaaaaaaataaaacaaaaaaaaaagaaaaaagctgctgtCTTACACAAGGCAAGGGACCTGGATGCTGGGAAGGTTCAGCTGGGTCCATGAAACGGCTCTGCCATGGCAAAACCGACACCCCCTGCCAGAGACCTGTTTTCCGAGGAAGGGTGGGGGACAAGGCTGGATTAACTGGCATCagctaaatgtttaaaaagttcCATTAAGAGCTGTTGCTCTGCTCTTAGTTCCTCATAGATTTCACGGGGTGAGGAAGTGCTGGGGGATGGGTTTTTGGTCGAACGGGAGGAAACTTCCCTATTTGTGCGTGCCTCACATCCCCAGCCACTTGGGTGACATCAGCTCGGGGGGAAGAAAGCCTTCCAATTCCCTGTGGATAtgtctggaggggaagatgagCACACAGCTAGCTAAACAGGGTCTTTGCCTTCACAAATGtggctgctttttattttttttcatgtggatTTAATGTGGAagaatgcttctttctttccagcctgggtgctgagctgggaaaCCACCAATCTGCCTAAGTGGTGTTGAAAGGATGTGAGAGAAAGAGCCTTGGTAAGGTCTGGGGTTATGCAGGAAAACAGGGAACCCTCAGATGCGGTAACTTCCCCTTtatacactttaaaatatatcatcTGGCTCCTGTTCAGCTGGTTATGCTGAAAGGAGAAGACCTGCTATCCCCAAAACTCTGCCTTCCCAGGGAacctggtgctgagcagcagctgaaggtgCCGGGTGCTCGATTCCACCCCGGTGTGGACCTGAAGGGCTTTTCCCACACACAGCCCATGTGCTGAGCCCAGAGTTTGCCTGGAAAACATCAATTTTCCAGCTTTGCAAGAACTGCCCGGGAATTATCGCAGCAGTTCAGGGAAATCTCAGAGCTCTTCGTGGGCAgcgggctgggtgctgctgggcaggggcagcaggacTTCAGTGACCTCAAGTCAAACCCTCACCTTTGTGAGGACAGGGCCGGGATCCTCGTcattagcagaagaaaaaaggacgTAACGAGCGGGATTCAGCATGAGTAccaaatgatttatttgtaCCAAAAGAGCTGGCTTAATGACATGTGTTTGGCAAGGCAGCTTGGGAtctcctaaaaacaaaacaagggaaagaagataaaaaaaaaataaaaattgtgccTGCCCATGGAAGACAGGAGGACTAATGTAGTGGCAACATCGTGTGGAAGGTGTGTGAGTAGTGACGGGTGGGTTGGACCGTGCAAGGCCCTGCAGCTTCGCAGAGTTCGTGGGCAATTCGTCTGCTTGGGGCAGGGCAGAAGCGCGAGGCCCCGCTCCCATTAGCTGTAGCAGACGTCCCAGCTCCTGTCCCGTCGGAAGAAGTCATCGGGCACGGGCGGGAGGCAGTCCAGGCAGTccgtgctggggcaggagaagaTCTGTGGGCCCCTGGTGTCGGCGTGCTGGGGGCCgcaggctgtgcagcagcaggcaggggcgGCGTACGGGGACGGGGGGTGGCAGGGCCACTCCTCTGCCGGGTAGCCGTGGGTCGGGGTGTCCAGAGCAGAGGGTGGGCTGTGGGTCAGCGGGGTGAAAGGAGGCAGctgaggaggagagcagctggaggtgaGAGGGCTGGGCAGGTCAGCCGAGCTCGGGGGTCCGGCAGCctgcagggggagaggggagagaaagaggggaaagaaagaaaaaaaaaaagaatagggTGGTTTAGGGTGTGATATGGGGAGCCTGCGGGCACCAGGGGAACGGCCAGGACCTCTGCACTGCTGCCATGCCTTGGAGGGGCACCCCAGGAGCTGACTGTTCCTTTGACACTGGTGCTACCAGGCAGGTTCCCGGTGATTTAACTCACAGCTAACAGTAACCAGGCTACTCCTTGCAGGACATCTGTAGGATCTGGAGAAGGGACATCCCCTTTTCTGCAGCCTCTTTAGTCTTTACTGCCCTCCCCATCCTCTGCTCCAAGGAGAAACCAGGCGGAGGACCACGCCAGCAGCCTGTGTTGCTGTGGCTGCACCCCATGCCCCTGAAGCACTTTGCAAATCTTTTAGGATGGGACTCCCGGCCCCAGCCTCCCTCGGAGCACACCGGCACGCCGTGCTTACCAGGCCCTGGTTGAAGCAGAGCGGGACAGGCTGGAAGGAGTCCGAGATGTAGTGCGAGGGCGTCTGGAGAGCGCCGAGGGCTGGCTCTAAGGTTGCCTCCGTCTGAAGGAAGGAGTCCACCAGCTGCTCCAGGTAGCTCGGGCTTTCCTCGCAGGAGGGGCAGTTGGAAAACTGCCAGGATGGGCAGCAGTTGGGAGCAGAGGAGATGGGTTCTGCATCGAAAGGCACTAGGAGGGAAGGTAAAACAAGCAGGTGCAGGTTATTCGGTGCCTGTCCTCACAAAGATTTCAGGACTCTCCCATGTTCAGTAGCCCTTTGGATTTAGATGCAGGTGAGATATGGCTGCATCTTCTAGGGGAGCTGACACCAGGAGGAAGAGGTTCAAAAACACGCAAATAATTAGGAAGCTTAGTCCCCTTGGAAAGCTCCACGTCCTAAATACTGCCAGAAACTCCAGGAGAATTTTTGGACAGGGATCTGGCTAGAAGCTGCCTCCAGCTCTTGCCCTCTGGCTTCACCCTGAAGGCGAGCACTTCTCAGCCCCGGGCAGCAATGTGTGCTGCAGGGTATGACAGGCACCCTGCCCTTCTGCCTCACCCAGCTCCCAGAAGCAGGGTGGCTGTGTCTGCAGGAAGAACAGGGTAACAGACGAGTGATTTACCCTTTTAGCCTCCACCGAAGCaaacagagaggagagaaaCCCCCGGGCAGGCAGAATGGAGCAAGCTGGCGATAACGCGGCTTTGCACCCAGGGGCGAGAGCACGAGTTGAGCAGAAGTGGCTTCGGAATGATTACCTACTCCTGCTGTGCTCAAATCTGGGTCAAAGCAAAGCCCTGAGCACATGGAGGGGCGAGGTCtggaggcagcggggccgcACACGGGTAGAGTTGCTCAGCTGGGACTGTGTGCAGGCTCAGGGTGGGAGAGTTTAGTGGGATGGGTTGGAATGAACAAGAGGCACCCAAAACACGTAAACAGATGGCGATTTACCAGCCTGGAAGAGCCTTAGCGTGGCTCACGTTTCTGTATTAACATAAGCAAATTGATTCCCAACTATTGATGATTTAATCATTTCCTTGTCCACACAATGTATATATTCACACCTGCCAAAGCCTTCAGGTCTCTTTGCTTTGGCCGCAAAACGATCGAAGGCTCTGAAAGCCCAACGGGCtgttcccccagcccttcccccTTTGCCTGGATGTTCACCTACACGAGGAAGGAGCTCTTTGTGTCGCTGAAAACCTGACACTCCTCTGGCTCCTGCCAAGGCTGCCAGGAGAGCAAGAAGAGCCCCAatgctgctggggctcagcacgGTGCCCCACGGCGTGCCGGCCCCGCAGGAGAGCAGCGCTGCTCCCTCGGGGATGAGCATCCCTCCTGGAAGGGGCTCTCCCTTCATGGtgtgggaaaaataaactgcataAACGAGAGCATTTCAGCGTGCTGGTGTAGAGGGTGATGTGTACCCTGCCGGCCTCTCGGCATCCTCATCTGCATTTCCCGGGCTCCGTTCAGGTGCTGATTGGCTGCACTGCTGGTTATctggcactgcctgcctgcacCGAGGGCTGGAAGGTCTCTGGGCTGTGGGAATAGTTGGGAAGGGCCGTGCGGATGGGTTTTGTACCAACCTGGGTGAGGAGGAGACACAGACTCCGAGAactggatgctgctgctgccccacgAGACCTGGCCAAAGAGAAGCGAAGAGGAGGGTTTGTAGATGCTGCGACCCTGAGGCATTTTTCTGCGTGCTGAGGTAAGTCAGGGTTTCGCTTCAAGCTATTTATGTAAACCTTCTTTACCTCGTGGCTGTGGCAGAGCAAACCTCCCTAGTGTTGACAGAGCAACGCCATTTCCCCTGAGCCTATGCAGATAACGGTGCTGGAGGAGCCCAGCACCAACCTGGTGCAAAGGAGAAACCCCAAAGAACTTGGAGGGGTAAATATGCTTCAGAGCGAGCCACTGATGATTGCAGCAAGAGTGGTCTTGAAACGTGACCACAGGCGactgcaggcagccccagggctgggctggctcGTGGTGGTGGTGCCGATGCCATTGGGGATCCAGCTCTGGCATCGCTCCCCACTGACACAGCTCCGTGCCCCCGTGGAAACAAACGGGCTCATTTTTGGAGGGATATGGGAATCCGAAGGTGAGAGGCCAGCGTCTGTCCTAGGAGCCTGACCTGCCGGAGGGGAGAGAGCCACCCAGAAGCACCAGGAGTGTCAATGCTTGCTTGGGATCAGAATCTACTCTGCAAATGTAaatccttccccccccccttgttTTAATTCACACAGATTTCCACTTCATTTCCTGTATTCAAAATGCTCCCCGGCTGATGGCTCATTTCCCTGCTAACAGCTTCCTATCCCCAGGTTGAATTCATTAAGCAGTGGCTGCTCTGGGCTCTGACAGTGCCTGCAGGGCTCCTCCTGCTCGCCGTGGCTGTGGACCTGCACCACGGCAGAACTTTTCGGGTCCAgctccccacaggcagcagctgatcCCTCCCCAGGACAACGTGGACCTTTTTCAGGCCACAAAAGGAGCCTCCTGCACTGCCACCTTCTCAGTTTTCCCTTTGTGGGTGAGACCAGCATTGCATCAACCTGCAGTGGGAAGCGCAAACCAGATCCAGGCAGCCCCATGGCTGCcggtggggaggagggagcatttccagagcccagcagctctgtgctcagaTCACCCCAGCCTCTCCGTCCAGCCCACAGGCTGATCAGCTTTTTGTGCAATCAGCTGCCGCCAGGCACAGGAGGTGGGAGATGAAATCTGAAAACCATCCAAAGCGGCGGTGTCACGAACCAGGAAGCAGTAATGATTTACCAACCTTTTTTATGCAAATCCCCAGcgtggctggagctggagggcTCTTACAAAGACCGGATGGTTTTGCCTGCATTGTGCGCCTGGGATCTgatctccttcccctcccagaAGGGGCTCGGAGCTGCCCAGGTGGTGCTGGACAATGCTGGAGACCTGAATTTGGCCAAGCACTGGGATGTGCCCCTCGTCCTGCACTAAGGAGTCCTCATGGAGCAGAATGGAGCCCTCCTTAAGGGCTCTTTGCCTGTGCctggtttttttcctttttgctggcTAAAATTTGGAACAATTGCTAAGTCCCAATTTTTTGGCCTGTCTCTATCACCTTTTGCTGCTTTAGCAGGGCAGAAATTTGCCCTGGGTGCTCCTCTGAGCTGCACGGCGAGGGCTGAAGGTGTCCCAGGGGCACATCCTCCACCTGGTGCAGCACACCAGCACAGTGCCTGCTTCAGCCCAGCCACGCCACGTTTTAAACAGGGCTCATCCAGCAGGGACACTGGATTTGCTGGGAGAAGCACAAGTGGGACTGGCTtggccaaaaaataaaaggggaaaggggaagagacaGCAGATATCAGAAGTTTTTCACTTACTGTCGCACCGCTGGCTGCCTGTCGCGCCCTCCTCTGCTGCAGTAACTCCTTGACTGTTATCTTTACTCGCACGCCTTGGTACACCTTGGGCTTTCCTGGAAGaattcatgggaaaaaaaaaacacttaatggGGTGGGAGACTTGCAGAGCACAGGGCACATACAGCAAATTTTCAGACATGCTCTAGGTGGAACCAACTTAGGGCTGACAGATATCGGTCTCTGGATGTTACTTGTAAGCAGAGTTCCCAGCCCTCTCTCACACCTGCTATTCAGGCTCATGACAAGCAGACATTTATGAAAAAGTTGGTGTTGGATGATATGTATTAATCATACGTGTTCTGTtcttcagtatcttttttttttccccccctccagGTGTCCTAATACCCAGCTCCATCTGGTGCTACTGTTGAATCCATTTAAATTCCTGTCATATTTGCCGCTCTTAGGACCTGAAAATAGATGTGGGAACCACTTCATCTGGCAGATGAGGAGCAGgaataaaacaatgcaaatatGTGGGTGGTTATTCAGAGGgctaaataaaacacaaataaaatgactGCTTTCATGAATCGCTTTCTGCAAAGCCGAGATTATCTCTTTGTCTTGCTCATTCTGTACAACtcccatttatttcaaaaacaacaacaacaacaaaaaaaaagcatttaggaTGTCTTCAGTCCagccaaaaccaacaaaaccatCAGCCACTATACCTATCACCACGAGGGATTTTTAGTACAGGAAACAGCAAAGAATTTATCTAGTCTGAAAAATCACTTTCACTCGCCGCACTCATGCCGAAATACTCAAAGCCTCTGGCAGTTCGGTTTCCGTCCCGACTTTTCTGCTGGTATTTTCACGCAGTGGCAGACCCTACAAACAGCGGGGTGGCTGCTGGCGGGTTCCCTGCCCTATTGCGAGaagatggggctggggggctgcggggatgggggctggggggctgtagggctgggggatgagagctgggggctgtggggtcggGGAGCTGAAGGATTTGGGAGCTGAAGGGTTGGGGCGATGGGGTCTGGGGTCTGTGGGGTTTTAGGGCTGGGGGTttcagggctggggggctgctccgCACCTCCTCTATGCTGCCTgcccccagggagctgctgagggTTCCCCAGAGGATTTTGCCCTGCAGAACCGGGctgaaaaaaaacccttttaGCACGCCCTAAGGCCGGGGAAGGCTGGGGGGCTCCCAACCCCTCCTTCAACCTGCCCCAAACcccccggggggcggcgggggccgggggctcggcGCTGCTCAGCCCCGccgaggggccgggggctggcggcagagccccccctgctgggggccggggctgggacAGGACAGGGCCGGGGGATGGGGGGCGAGACCGCGACCCCAtagcctcccccctccccgtgtgCCCGTGCCCTCCGCGGAGCCTTCgctgcctccttcctcctccttcctcctcctcctcctcctcctcctcctcctcctctcctcctcctccccgccctCGCCGCTTCCTCCCCGCCCGGGCGCCGAGCTTTGGCCTCGCAGGCGAAATGACCCCGCGGAGCCCCAAAAAAAGGGGCCACCGGGGGGGTCCCCCGGCTCTTACCGGACATGGCGAGAGGTGGCGGAGGGGGCACCCCCCGGGAGACCCCCGGCGGCGGCGACCCCGGCCCCAaccccggccccgcagcggggccagggggctgcgggcggcgggCTCGGGGTTGGGGGGCTCAGGACCCCGCTGGCCCCGCGGCGATGGCAGGCGGTGGCCGGGCCAATATTATGGTTTTATACCCCCGGGGAAAAGTTTGAGTTTTTCTCCCCTAATGCCAAGTATTTAAAACCTCTAGAAACCAATGATTTGACAATCAATGATTGCGCGATACTTTCAATTTGAATATTCAAAGGCTCCGCAAAATGGGCTATCTTTTTGTGAAAGCGAGCACATCCCCATctagcagaggggctgggggaacAGGATTCGGCAGGGccaccctccccaccccttgCTTTTGGGACATTTTCAGGGTTTTAGCCATCTTCCCCCAAACGAAGCAGATGCCTCGAAGCCAGCTCAGTGTTTTCCCCTCAGCCGCCCAGGCTGGGCTCCAGCCCTCTCATATTTCACTTGCTACCTGCAGAGAGGACTCCTCAAGGGCCGCCGTGGCTTTTTGCACGATTTGTCGCTTTTTCGGGGCAAATCCGAAGCTTTTCAGACCAAAATGGCACGGGGTGGGCGTGGCGCAGCAGAGAGGCCGCCCTGGGCACCCAGGTGGCGGACGGCACCCGAACCCCACTTCTTCCCCTAGGACCCCCTCCCCTCTGCCAGATGCCGGCCTTGTCTTGGcgtttatttacattttttcccccaattcgGGCACTTTGCTGGTGCTGCACACAGTGGCCTCTCCTTCGTGTGCTTCAGCTCAGGCCTGCCCCTTGTGCTGTGAGCCATGGGGCTGCAGGCCGCCGGGACCACCCAGATTTTGGGCAACCCCTCATCACCACACAGCACCGATGTGGCCGGGGGCTCGGTTTTTAAGGTCCCACTCCAACTTTTCCCTGGGCACCACAGTCTCTGCCCTGCCTCGGGAATCGCCGGCCGATGGCAGAGAGCAGGCCAGGCTGTTAATAATCTACCAGCTGCTCAGCTTGGCTATTGTTGCAGctgaatcttttctttctcctgaagtTGGACAAATACACTCGATTTCGGGGGGGAGTGGGCACGGCGGCGATCCTTTTCCTCGTGCAGCGGGGCCAGCATTGCTCTGCCCCAGAGGGGAGCCCTCTCCTCGTCCTATTCTGGAGCATGGGGGGTTCGGGGGGGGGGTCTCACTGCAGGCCTGCCTGCACCAA
It contains:
- the COLCA2 gene encoding colorectal cancer-associated protein 2, producing MSAASERKPKVYQGVRVKITVKELLQQRRARQAASGATVSWGSSSIQFSESVSPPHPVPFDAEPISSAPNCCPSWQFSNCPSCEESPSYLEQLVDSFLQTEATLEPALGALQTPSHYISDSFQPVPLCFNQGLAAGPPSSADLPSPLTSSCSPPQLPPFTPLTHSPPSALDTPTHGYPAEEWPCHPPSPYAAPACCCTACGPQHADTRGPQIFSCPSTDCLDCLPPVPDDFFRRDRSWDVCYS